Proteins encoded within one genomic window of Bradyrhizobium sp. 186:
- a CDS encoding ABC transporter substrate-binding protein, whose translation MRIRLSTCLAVLVLAVCAISARAETVVRYGISMADIPLTTGQPDRGAGAYQFTAYTIYDPLVAWEMDVADRPGKLVPGLATEWKVDDADKTKWRFTLRKGVKFHDGSEFNADAVIWNLDKVLNDKAPQFDKRQSAQVKTRLPSVASYAKIDDSTVEITTKTVDSFFPYQMLWFLVSSPTQYEKLGKDWDKFASQPSGTGPFKLTKLVPRELAELTKNPDYWNKKRIPKVDKLVLVPMPEALTRTNALLAGQVDLIETPAPDAVPQLKAAGMKLVDNITPHVWNYHLSVLPGSPWTDIRLRKALNLAIDREAVVGLMNGLAKTAKGQVDPSSPWFGKPSFELKYDLVAAKKLVEEAGYSKAKPLKATFIIAQGGTGQMLSLPMNEFLQQSFKEIGIDIDFKVVELETLYTHWRKGAADEMNAGITANNIAYVTSDPLYAIVRFFHSGQIAPVGVNWGGYKNPKVDALIDEAKQTFDAFKQDELLAQAHALIVDDATLVWVVHDTNPHALSPKVKQFVQAQHWFQDLTTIGVE comes from the coding sequence ATGCGTATCCGACTGTCGACCTGTCTCGCCGTGCTTGTGCTGGCGGTCTGCGCAATCTCAGCGCGCGCCGAAACGGTGGTGCGCTACGGCATCTCGATGGCGGACATTCCCCTGACGACCGGCCAGCCCGACCGCGGCGCCGGCGCCTATCAGTTCACGGCCTACACTATCTACGATCCCTTGGTCGCCTGGGAGATGGACGTCGCCGACCGGCCGGGCAAGCTGGTGCCGGGCCTCGCCACCGAATGGAAGGTCGACGACGCCGACAAGACTAAGTGGCGCTTCACCTTGCGCAAGGGCGTGAAGTTTCACGACGGCAGCGAGTTCAACGCCGACGCGGTGATCTGGAATCTCGACAAGGTGCTCAACGACAAGGCGCCGCAATTCGACAAGCGCCAGAGCGCGCAGGTGAAGACCCGCCTGCCTTCGGTTGCGAGCTACGCCAAGATCGACGACTCCACGGTGGAGATCACCACCAAGACGGTCGATTCCTTCTTTCCCTATCAGATGCTGTGGTTCCTGGTCTCGAGCCCGACGCAATACGAAAAGCTGGGCAAGGATTGGGACAAGTTCGCAAGCCAGCCCTCCGGCACCGGCCCGTTCAAGCTGACCAAGCTGGTGCCGCGCGAGCTTGCGGAGCTCACCAAGAACCCGGACTACTGGAACAAGAAGCGTATTCCCAAGGTCGACAAGCTGGTGCTGGTACCGATGCCGGAAGCGCTGACGCGCACCAATGCGCTGCTCGCCGGACAGGTTGACCTGATTGAGACGCCGGCGCCCGACGCCGTGCCGCAGCTCAAGGCCGCCGGCATGAAGCTCGTCGACAACATCACGCCGCATGTCTGGAATTATCATCTGAGCGTGCTGCCGGGCTCGCCCTGGACCGACATCCGCCTGCGCAAGGCGCTCAACCTCGCGATCGACCGCGAGGCGGTGGTGGGCCTGATGAACGGGCTGGCAAAAACCGCCAAGGGTCAGGTCGACCCGTCCAGCCCGTGGTTCGGCAAGCCGAGCTTCGAGCTGAAATACGATCTCGTTGCGGCGAAGAAGCTGGTCGAGGAAGCCGGCTACTCCAAGGCAAAACCGCTGAAGGCGACCTTCATCATCGCGCAGGGCGGCACCGGCCAGATGCTGTCGCTGCCGATGAACGAATTCTTGCAGCAAAGCTTCAAGGAGATCGGCATCGACATCGACTTCAAGGTGGTCGAACTCGAGACTCTATACACGCATTGGCGCAAGGGCGCGGCCGACGAGATGAACGCCGGCATCACCGCCAACAACATTGCCTACGTCACCTCGGACCCGCTCTACGCTATCGTCCGCTTCTTCCATTCGGGCCAGATCGCGCCGGTCGGCGTCAACTGGGGCGGCTACAAGAACCCGAAGGTCGACGCGCTGATCGACGAGGCCAAGCAGACCTTCGATGCCTTCAAGCAGGACGAACTTTTGGCCCAGGCGCATGCGCTGATCGTCGACGACGCCACGCTGGTGTGGGTGGTGCACGACACCAACCCGCACGCGCTGTCACCCAAGGTCAAGCAGTTCGTCCAGGCGCAGCACTGGTTTCAGGATCTGACGACGATCGGGGTGGAGTGA
- a CDS encoding adenylate/guanylate cyclase domain-containing protein produces the protein MKRLKILRRWFARKFGFARLMCLALLIVFAGFRLWDPPPIQELRLRTFDMFQLIDPRHKTVRPVTIIDIDDKSLAKLGQWPWPRTRIADLIVNLTNLGAVTIGFDVVFSEADRLNPDLVASQMRSLDDATRAKLRELPSNDQILSEAIKRSRVVLGETGQRAIPSEVDKTLPFTGVATVGEGGAERFLFEFPGLLRNVPEIEKVAAGRGLFSIPTERDGLIRRVPMVMRAQGNIMPSLSLEILRVVTGTPTLLIRTDKTGVRAVRLKGVEIPTDQNGQLWVHYARQDPSIYVSAADVLDNSVPRSKIAGKLVLIGTSAVGLNDIKTTPVSSTMPGVEIHAQVLESVLSGAVISQPNYALGVELLAALIIGLLVIIFTPNLGPVRLVLAGATFAAILIGVSWFFYAQYRYLIDFTYPLLSTTAIYLTLIFASFVREQRQRVQIRGMFAQYMSPVLVEQLAQSPEKLVLGGEEREMTIMFSDVRGFTTISESYKHDPQGLIALMNRFLTPLTDVIIEQKGYIDKYMGDAIMAFWNAPLDDKEHELNACEAAIQMLEQIDAVNKEREQEAADGGHIYIPLNVGIGLNTGIGVVGNMGSDLKKNYSVLGDSVNLASRLEGQSKEYGFPIIVGSGTALAAKDKFAIIELDFVMVKGKTEPEVIYAVAGREDVMHSGAFQRLRNITIEMLGCYRNRDWPGALDAIERGRRSEDADTLEKLFKLYEARIKDFQINPPAEGWTGAYALLTK, from the coding sequence ATGAAGCGTCTCAAAATCCTGCGGCGGTGGTTCGCGCGGAAGTTCGGTTTTGCGCGGCTGATGTGCCTTGCGCTGCTGATCGTATTCGCCGGGTTTCGCCTCTGGGATCCGCCGCCGATCCAGGAATTGCGGCTGCGTACCTTCGACATGTTCCAGCTGATCGATCCGCGCCACAAGACGGTGCGGCCCGTCACCATCATCGACATCGACGACAAGAGCCTCGCCAAGCTCGGCCAGTGGCCGTGGCCGCGCACGCGGATCGCCGACCTGATCGTCAACCTCACCAATCTCGGCGCGGTCACGATCGGGTTCGACGTGGTGTTCTCCGAGGCCGACCGGCTCAACCCCGATCTCGTCGCGAGCCAGATGCGCTCTCTCGACGACGCCACCCGCGCCAAGCTGCGCGAGCTGCCGAGCAACGACCAGATCCTCTCGGAAGCGATCAAGCGCTCACGGGTGGTGCTGGGCGAAACAGGTCAGCGGGCGATCCCCTCCGAGGTCGACAAGACGCTGCCCTTCACCGGCGTCGCGACGGTCGGGGAGGGGGGCGCCGAGCGCTTCCTGTTCGAATTTCCGGGGCTGTTGCGCAACGTGCCCGAGATCGAGAAGGTCGCCGCCGGCCGCGGCCTGTTCTCGATACCGACCGAACGCGACGGCCTGATCCGCCGCGTGCCGATGGTGATGCGCGCCCAAGGCAATATCATGCCCTCGCTCAGCCTCGAGATCCTGCGGGTCGTCACGGGCACGCCGACGCTCCTGATCAGGACCGACAAGACCGGCGTGAGGGCGGTCCGCCTTAAGGGCGTGGAGATTCCGACCGACCAGAACGGCCAGCTCTGGGTACACTATGCCCGCCAGGACCCTTCGATCTACGTCTCCGCGGCCGACGTGCTCGACAACAGCGTGCCGCGGAGCAAGATCGCCGGCAAGCTGGTGCTGATCGGCACTTCGGCCGTCGGGCTCAACGACATCAAGACCACGCCGGTGTCCTCGACCATGCCAGGTGTCGAGATCCATGCCCAGGTGCTCGAAAGCGTGCTGAGCGGGGCGGTGATCTCCCAGCCGAACTATGCGCTCGGCGTCGAGCTGCTCGCAGCGCTGATCATCGGCCTTCTCGTCATCATCTTCACGCCGAATCTCGGGCCCGTGCGTCTGGTGCTCGCGGGCGCGACGTTCGCGGCGATCCTGATTGGCGTGTCCTGGTTCTTCTATGCACAGTACCGCTACCTCATCGACTTCACCTATCCGCTGCTGTCGACCACCGCGATTTATTTGACGCTGATCTTCGCCAGCTTCGTGCGCGAGCAGCGGCAGCGTGTGCAGATCCGCGGCATGTTCGCGCAATACATGTCGCCCGTTCTGGTCGAGCAGCTCGCGCAGTCGCCGGAAAAGCTGGTGCTCGGCGGCGAGGAGCGCGAGATGACGATCATGTTCTCCGACGTGCGCGGCTTCACCACGATCTCGGAGAGCTACAAGCACGATCCGCAGGGCCTGATCGCGCTGATGAACCGCTTCCTGACGCCGCTGACCGACGTGATCATCGAGCAGAAGGGCTATATCGACAAATACATGGGCGACGCCATCATGGCGTTCTGGAACGCGCCGCTCGACGACAAGGAGCATGAGCTCAACGCCTGCGAAGCCGCGATCCAGATGCTCGAGCAGATCGACGCGGTCAACAAGGAGCGCGAGCAGGAAGCCGCCGACGGCGGTCATATCTACATTCCGCTCAATGTCGGCATCGGCCTCAACACCGGCATCGGCGTGGTCGGCAACATGGGCTCCGATCTGAAGAAGAACTATTCGGTGCTCGGCGACAGCGTGAACCTCGCCTCGCGCCTGGAAGGGCAGTCGAAGGAATACGGTTTCCCGATCATCGTCGGCTCCGGGACCGCGCTCGCCGCCAAGGACAAGTTCGCGATCATCGAGCTCGACTTCGTCATGGTCAAGGGCAAGACCGAGCCGGAGGTAATCTACGCCGTCGCCGGCCGCGAGGACGTGATGCATTCGGGAGCATTCCAGCGCCTTCGCAACATCACCATCGAGATGCTCGGCTGCTATCGCAACCGCGACTGGCCGGGCGCGCTCGACGCGATCGAGCGCGGCCGTCGCAGCGAAGATGCCGACACGCTGGAAAAATTGTTCAAGCTCTACGAAGCCCGGATCAAGGATTTCCAGATCAACCCGCCGGCTGAGGGTTGGACGGGCGCGTACGCGCTGCTGACGAAGTAG
- a CDS encoding ABC transporter ATP-binding protein, whose product MTKLVEISGLNIRFTGERTVFAVNDLSLSLGDGEVLGLLGESGSGKSVTLRALMRLLPKKRTQISGTVNVMGRDVLAMNDEQLSSFRGQTVSMIFQEPALALDPVYTIGAQIAESVVRHEGKSYAEGRARALEMLDVVRIPSAKRRLDAYPHEMSGGMRQRAMIALALACRPKILLADEPTTALDATVQIQILLLLRELQREFGMSVIFVTHDIGVAIEICDRVAVMYAGQIVEQGTLRDIVRSPVHPYAKGLLASTIHGAKRGARLETIPGTPPSLADKPHNCSFAPRCTVAQPRCLEQLPPNVDVGPGRAARCVNAEPLIALS is encoded by the coding sequence ATGACAAAGCTCGTCGAGATCTCAGGCCTCAACATCCGCTTCACCGGGGAGCGCACGGTCTTTGCCGTGAACGATCTCAGTCTCTCGCTCGGCGATGGAGAGGTGCTGGGCCTGCTCGGCGAATCCGGTTCGGGCAAGAGCGTGACCTTGCGCGCGCTGATGCGGCTATTGCCGAAGAAGCGCACGCAGATCTCGGGCACCGTCAACGTCATGGGCCGCGACGTGCTCGCCATGAACGACGAGCAGCTCTCGTCCTTCCGCGGCCAGACCGTGTCGATGATTTTTCAGGAGCCCGCGCTCGCGCTCGATCCGGTCTACACCATCGGCGCGCAGATCGCCGAGAGCGTGGTGCGCCACGAAGGCAAGAGTTATGCGGAGGGCCGCGCGAGAGCGCTGGAAATGCTCGATGTCGTGCGCATTCCCTCCGCAAAGCGCCGGCTCGATGCCTATCCGCACGAAATGTCCGGCGGCATGCGCCAGCGCGCGATGATCGCGCTTGCGCTCGCCTGCCGGCCCAAGATCTTGCTCGCGGATGAGCCGACCACGGCGCTCGATGCCACCGTGCAGATCCAGATCCTGCTGCTGCTGCGCGAATTGCAGCGCGAGTTCGGCATGTCCGTCATCTTCGTCACCCACGACATCGGCGTCGCCATCGAGATCTGCGACCGCGTCGCGGTGATGTATGCCGGCCAGATTGTGGAGCAGGGCACGCTTCGCGACATCGTCCGCTCGCCCGTGCATCCCTACGCCAAGGGCCTGCTCGCCTCCACCATCCACGGCGCCAAGCGCGGCGCACGGCTCGAGACCATTCCCGGCACCCCGCCCTCGCTGGCCGACAAGCCGCACAATTGCTCCTTCGCCCCCCGCTGCACAGTCGCGCAGCCGCGCTGCCTGGAGCAGCTGCCGCCGAACGTCGATGTGGGACCGGGCAGGGCGGCAAGGTGCGTGAACGCGGAGCCGCTCATCGCGCTGTCGTAA
- a CDS encoding ABC transporter permease, protein MLAYIARRIVYVIPIVISVALVCFLLVHITPGDPLVAVLPADASQELAAQLRAAYGFDRPLPVQFGLWLLRALHGDLGNSIATGRPVLAEVMRAVSNTVTLAIAAAIIGFTMGILLGLIAGYFRETWIDKVATSFAIAGVSVPHYWLGMVLVIIFSVELNWLPAVGAGSGGSAAWAWDWAHLRYLVLPAITTSVIPMGIVTRTVRALTGDILSQDFVEALRAKGLHETGVFRHVIKNAAPTALAVMGLQLGYMLGGSILIETVFSWPGSGFLLNSAIFQRDLPLLQGTILVLALFFVFLNLLVDIAQAAIDPRIKRG, encoded by the coding sequence GTGCTCGCCTATATCGCCAGACGTATCGTCTACGTCATCCCGATCGTCATCAGCGTGGCGCTGGTGTGCTTTCTGCTCGTGCACATCACGCCGGGCGACCCGCTGGTCGCCGTGCTGCCGGCCGATGCCTCGCAGGAACTCGCGGCGCAGCTTCGCGCCGCCTACGGTTTCGACCGGCCGCTGCCGGTGCAGTTCGGGCTTTGGCTGCTCCGTGCCCTTCATGGCGACCTCGGCAATTCCATCGCGACGGGGCGTCCCGTGCTCGCCGAAGTCATGCGTGCGGTCAGCAATACCGTGACCCTCGCGATTGCCGCGGCCATCATCGGCTTCACGATGGGTATCCTGCTCGGCCTGATCGCCGGCTATTTCCGCGAAACCTGGATCGACAAGGTCGCAACGTCGTTTGCCATCGCGGGCGTCTCGGTGCCGCACTACTGGCTCGGCATGGTGCTCGTCATCATCTTCTCGGTCGAGCTCAACTGGCTTCCCGCGGTCGGCGCCGGTTCCGGCGGCTCCGCCGCCTGGGCCTGGGATTGGGCGCACCTTAGATATCTCGTGCTGCCGGCGATCACGACGTCGGTGATTCCCATGGGCATCGTCACCCGCACGGTGCGCGCGCTCACCGGTGACATCCTCAGCCAGGACTTCGTCGAGGCGCTGCGTGCAAAAGGCCTGCACGAAACCGGCGTGTTCCGCCACGTCATCAAGAACGCCGCGCCCACCGCGCTGGCGGTGATGGGCCTCCAACTCGGCTACATGCTCGGCGGCTCGATCCTGATCGAAACCGTGTTCTCCTGGCCGGGCTCGGGCTTCCTGCTCAATTCGGCGATCTTCCAGCGCGACCTGCCGTTGTTGCAGGGCACGATCCTGGTGCTGGCGCTATTCTTCGTCTTCCTCAATCTGCTGGTCGATATCGCGCAAGCCGCGATCGATCCGCGCATCAAGCGGGGCTAG
- a CDS encoding oligopeptide/dipeptide ABC transporter ATP-binding protein: MSESNPSVTMLEPVEDRGGVAQPLLQVNGLTKHFPVRGGLFSAKRTVRAVDDVSFSVAKGETVGIVGESGCGKSTTARLLMHLMPRDTGDIIYDGMSVGQSLSLRELRRGMQMVFQDSYASLNPRLTIEESIAFGPKVHGMADGAARVLARELLGKVGLRPENFANRYPHEISGGQRQRVNIARALALSPRLVILDEAVSALDKSVEAQVLNLLADLKREFGLTYLFISHDLNVVRYISDRVLVMYLGEVVELGPVDQVWDQPAHPYTRALLAAMPSSDPDRRTEKPPITGDPPNPIDPPPGCRFHTRCPFAEPLCANATPKLTALDRMGHEAACYMAIPGSGHSRAPREETA, encoded by the coding sequence ATGAGTGAGAGCAATCCCTCCGTCACAATGCTGGAGCCGGTCGAGGACCGCGGCGGCGTCGCGCAGCCGCTGCTCCAGGTCAACGGCCTGACAAAGCACTTCCCTGTGCGTGGCGGGCTGTTCAGCGCGAAACGCACCGTGCGCGCCGTCGACGACGTCTCCTTCTCCGTCGCCAAGGGCGAGACCGTCGGCATCGTCGGCGAATCCGGCTGCGGCAAGTCGACCACCGCCCGGCTCCTGATGCACCTGATGCCGCGCGATACCGGCGACATCATCTATGACGGCATGAGCGTTGGCCAGTCCTTGTCGCTGCGCGAATTGCGCCGCGGCATGCAGATGGTGTTCCAGGATTCCTACGCTTCGCTCAATCCGCGCCTCACAATCGAGGAATCGATCGCCTTCGGCCCGAAGGTCCACGGCATGGCGGATGGCGCGGCGCGGGTGCTGGCGCGCGAGCTGCTGGGTAAGGTGGGCTTGCGCCCCGAAAACTTTGCTAACCGCTATCCGCACGAGATTTCCGGCGGCCAGCGCCAGCGCGTCAACATCGCGCGTGCGCTGGCGCTGTCGCCGCGGCTGGTGATCCTCGATGAAGCGGTCTCCGCGCTCGACAAGTCGGTCGAGGCGCAGGTGCTCAACCTGCTCGCCGATCTCAAACGCGAATTCGGCCTGACCTATCTCTTCATCAGCCACGACCTCAACGTCGTCCGCTACATCAGTGATCGCGTGCTGGTGATGTACCTCGGCGAGGTCGTCGAGCTCGGCCCGGTCGACCAGGTCTGGGACCAGCCGGCACATCCCTATACGCGTGCGCTGCTGGCTGCGATGCCGTCCTCCGATCCGGACCGCCGCACCGAGAAGCCGCCGATCACCGGCGATCCGCCCAATCCGATCGATCCGCCCCCGGGTTGCCGCTTTCACACCCGTTGCCCGTTTGCGGAGCCGCTCTGCGCAAATGCGACACCAAAACTCACCGCGCTCGATAGAATGGGTCACGAAGCCGCGTGCTACATGGCGATTCCGGGTTCGGGCCACAGCCGCGCGCCGAGGGAGGAAACCGCATGA
- a CDS encoding ABC transporter substrate-binding protein has product MLIKKNKTRAALIALLALGSAAACPRVASAETVLRIGMTAADIPRTLGQPDQGFEGNRFTGLTMYDALTGWDLSSADKPSVVVPGLATEWKVDDADKTKWTFKLRPGVTFHDGSPFNADAVVWNVEKVLKQDAPQFDASQVGVTASRMPTLASARKIDDMTVELTTKEPDSFLPINLTNLFMASPAKWQAFYDKAEGADAKAKSQATWTAFAKDASGTGPWKMAGFTPRERLELVKNASYWDKARVPKVDKMVLLPMPEANARTAALLSGQVDWVEAPAPDALPELKQRGFKLYANEQPHVWPWQFSRVEGSPWNDIRVRKAANLCVDREGLKDGLLAGLMVPASGTFESGHPWRGKPTFEIKYDKPAAQKLMQEAGFGPSKKLTVKIQTSASGSGQMQPLPMNEYLQQALAECYFDVQLDVIEWNTLFTNWRRGAKDASANGSNATNVTYAAMDPFFALVRFLQSSMAPPVSNNWGFINNPKFDELVKKARQTFDPAARDAALAELHAASVDDAAFLYVAHDVGPRAISPKVTGVVQPKSWFIDFSLVSIAQ; this is encoded by the coding sequence ATGCTCATCAAGAAAAACAAGACCCGCGCGGCGCTAATCGCGTTGCTGGCGCTCGGCAGCGCGGCCGCATGTCCGCGCGTGGCCAGTGCCGAAACGGTGCTGCGCATCGGCATGACCGCTGCCGATATTCCGCGCACGCTGGGCCAGCCCGATCAGGGTTTTGAAGGCAACCGCTTCACCGGCCTCACCATGTATGACGCGTTGACCGGGTGGGACCTGTCCTCGGCCGACAAGCCGAGCGTGGTGGTCCCCGGCCTTGCGACCGAGTGGAAGGTCGACGATGCCGACAAGACCAAATGGACCTTCAAGCTGCGCCCCGGCGTCACCTTCCACGACGGCTCTCCGTTCAACGCCGATGCGGTGGTGTGGAACGTCGAGAAGGTGCTGAAGCAGGACGCGCCGCAGTTCGACGCCAGCCAGGTCGGCGTCACGGCGTCGCGCATGCCGACGCTCGCCTCCGCCAGGAAGATCGACGACATGACGGTCGAGCTCACCACCAAGGAGCCCGACAGCTTCCTGCCGATCAACCTCACCAACCTTTTCATGGCGAGCCCGGCGAAGTGGCAGGCCTTCTATGACAAGGCGGAAGGCGCCGACGCTAAGGCGAAGTCGCAGGCCACGTGGACCGCGTTCGCCAAGGACGCCTCCGGCACCGGCCCGTGGAAGATGGCGGGCTTCACGCCGCGCGAGCGGCTCGAGCTGGTCAAGAACGCGAGCTATTGGGACAAGGCGCGCGTGCCCAAGGTCGACAAGATGGTGCTGTTGCCGATGCCGGAGGCGAACGCGCGCACCGCGGCGCTGCTCTCCGGACAGGTCGATTGGGTCGAAGCGCCCGCGCCGGACGCGCTGCCCGAGCTCAAGCAGCGCGGCTTCAAGCTCTACGCCAACGAGCAGCCCCATGTCTGGCCGTGGCAGTTCTCGCGCGTCGAGGGCTCGCCCTGGAACGACATTCGCGTGCGCAAGGCGGCCAACCTCTGCGTCGATCGCGAAGGCCTCAAGGACGGCCTGCTCGCAGGACTTATGGTGCCCGCGAGCGGTACCTTCGAGTCCGGCCATCCCTGGCGGGGAAAGCCGACCTTCGAGATCAAGTATGACAAGCCGGCTGCACAAAAGCTGATGCAGGAGGCTGGCTTCGGTCCGAGCAAGAAGCTGACGGTGAAGATCCAGACCTCGGCCTCCGGCTCGGGCCAGATGCAACCGCTGCCGATGAACGAATATCTTCAGCAGGCACTGGCCGAATGCTATTTCGATGTGCAGCTCGACGTCATCGAATGGAATACGCTGTTCACCAACTGGCGCCGCGGCGCCAAGGATGCTTCGGCCAACGGTTCGAATGCGACCAACGTCACCTATGCGGCGATGGACCCGTTCTTCGCGCTGGTGCGCTTCCTGCAATCGAGCATGGCGCCGCCGGTCTCGAATAATTGGGGTTTCATCAACAATCCAAAGTTCGACGAGCTCGTGAAGAAGGCGCGGCAGACGTTTGATCCCGCCGCGCGCGACGCCGCGCTCGCCGAACTGCATGCGGCTTCCGTCGACGATGCCGCCTTCCTCTACGTCGCCCACGACGTCGGCCCCCGCGCCATCAGCCCGAAGGTGACCGGCGTCGTGCAGCCGAAGAGCTGGTTCATCGACTTCTCGCTGGTGTCGATCGCGCAGTAA
- a CDS encoding amidase encodes MSTEPALMTLTEVARAIAMKQVSSHEVTRALLHRIAQWQPHLNAFMSIESEAALEAADAADAELAKGEVRGPLHGVPLAHKDMYYDAGKVATCGSLIRRDFVATTTSTALQRLKDAGQIRLGTLHLAEFAYGPTGHNAHYGPVCNPWNVAHITGGSSSGSGSSVAARLTYAALGSDTGGSIRMPAHFCGVTGLKTTWGRISRAGAMPLSQSLDTVGPLARTAEDCALLLALMAGPDPADSTCSHEPLSDYVAATKGSLKGLKIGVPASFYVDDLDGEVARVLDETIAVLKREGADIVTVELPDQRQLSAASQLVLAAEAAAFHKRWMIERPQDYGPQVLMRLQNGLAVPAITYLEAMRWRGPALAAHNAATAGVDAVIAPASPVPAPTIAESDVGGGPNAPALLQRLTLFTRPVNYLGLPSLTVPSGFTKSGLPIGMQLIGRSFDEATLLTIGAALQRATDYHDRIPKLPS; translated from the coding sequence ATGAGCACCGAACCCGCATTGATGACACTCACCGAGGTCGCGCGTGCGATCGCGATGAAGCAGGTGTCCTCGCATGAGGTGACGCGCGCACTGCTGCATCGCATCGCGCAGTGGCAGCCGCACCTCAATGCCTTCATGTCGATCGAGTCGGAGGCGGCGCTGGAGGCTGCCGATGCCGCCGACGCCGAGCTCGCCAAGGGCGAGGTGCGCGGTCCGCTGCATGGCGTGCCGCTCGCGCACAAGGACATGTATTACGACGCGGGCAAGGTCGCGACCTGCGGCTCGCTGATCCGCCGCGATTTCGTCGCGACCACGACCTCGACCGCCTTGCAGCGGCTGAAGGACGCTGGCCAGATCCGTCTCGGCACGCTGCATCTGGCCGAGTTCGCCTATGGTCCGACCGGCCACAACGCCCATTACGGTCCGGTGTGCAACCCCTGGAATGTCGCGCACATCACCGGCGGCTCGTCGTCGGGCTCGGGCTCGTCGGTCGCGGCGCGATTGACCTATGCGGCGCTCGGCTCCGACACCGGCGGCTCGATCCGCATGCCCGCGCATTTCTGCGGCGTTACGGGACTGAAGACCACCTGGGGCCGTATCAGCCGCGCCGGCGCGATGCCGTTGTCGCAATCGCTCGACACGGTCGGCCCGCTCGCCCGTACTGCCGAGGATTGCGCGCTGCTGCTGGCGCTGATGGCCGGCCCTGACCCTGCGGATTCGACCTGTAGCCACGAGCCGCTGTCGGACTACGTCGCTGCGACCAAGGGCTCGCTGAAGGGTCTGAAGATCGGCGTGCCCGCCTCGTTCTATGTCGACGATCTCGACGGCGAGGTCGCGCGCGTGCTGGACGAGACCATCGCGGTGCTCAAGCGCGAGGGCGCCGACATTGTCACGGTCGAGCTGCCGGATCAGCGCCAATTGTCCGCGGCAAGCCAGCTCGTGCTCGCCGCCGAAGCTGCCGCCTTCCACAAGCGCTGGATGATCGAGCGCCCGCAGGATTACGGCCCGCAGGTGCTGATGCGGCTTCAGAACGGGCTCGCCGTTCCCGCCATCACCTATCTCGAGGCGATGCGCTGGCGTGGGCCTGCGCTCGCCGCGCACAATGCCGCCACCGCCGGCGTCGATGCGGTGATCGCTCCGGCCTCGCCGGTGCCGGCGCCGACGATTGCGGAAAGCGACGTCGGCGGCGGACCGAACGCGCCGGCGCTGTTGCAGCGGCTGACGCTGTTCACGCGTCCGGTGAACTATCTCGGCCTGCCATCGCTCACCGTGCCGTCCGGCTTCACCAAGAGTGGCCTGCCGATCGGCATGCAGCTGATCGGCCGTTCCTTCGACGAGGCAACCTTGCTCACCATCGGCGCCGCGTTGCAGCGCGCGACCGACTATCACGACCGGATACCGAAACTACCGTCATGA
- a CDS encoding ABC transporter permease, which yields MSELPLSAISDAALQAAPATKARGYWATVGRRIRRDKVSMACALVLLLIFVSAILAPWLGLEDPYKGSMIRRLRHIGTTGYPLGTDELGRDMLARLIYGGRLSLLIGILPVILAFGIGTSLGLVAGYVGGKLNTAIMRTIDVFYAFPSVLLAIAISGALGAGILNSIVSLTVVFVPQITRVAESVTTGVRNMDFVEAARASGAGPFTIMRVHILGNVLGSIFVYATSLISVSMILAAGLSFLGLGTKPPEPEWGLMLNTLRTAIYVNPWVAALPGAMIFAVSICFNLLSDGLRSAMDIRN from the coding sequence ATGAGCGAGCTTCCGTTGTCCGCGATCAGCGATGCGGCGCTTCAGGCCGCGCCCGCGACCAAGGCGCGCGGCTATTGGGCGACTGTCGGCCGCCGCATCCGGCGCGACAAGGTCAGCATGGCCTGCGCGCTGGTGCTGCTGTTGATCTTCGTATCCGCGATCCTCGCGCCCTGGCTCGGGCTGGAGGATCCCTACAAGGGCTCGATGATCCGCCGCCTTCGGCACATCGGCACAACTGGCTACCCGCTTGGCACCGACGAGCTCGGTCGCGATATGCTGGCGCGGCTGATCTATGGCGGGCGGCTGTCGCTCCTCATCGGCATCTTGCCCGTGATCCTCGCATTCGGTATCGGCACCTCGCTCGGCCTCGTCGCGGGCTATGTCGGTGGCAAGCTCAACACCGCGATCATGCGTACGATCGACGTCTTCTACGCCTTTCCGTCCGTGCTGCTGGCGATCGCGATCTCCGGCGCGCTCGGCGCCGGCATCCTCAATTCCATCGTGTCGTTGACCGTCGTGTTCGTGCCGCAGATCACTCGCGTCGCCGAGAGCGTCACCACCGGCGTGCGCAACATGGATTTCGTCGAGGCCGCGCGCGCCTCCGGCGCCGGCCCCTTCACAATCATGCGCGTGCATATCCTCGGCAATGTGCTCGGTTCGATCTTCGTCTATGCAACCAGCCTGATCTCGGTCTCGATGATCCTTGCTGCCGGTCTCTCCTTCCTCGGCCTCGGCACCAAGCCGCCGGAGCCGGAATGGGGATTGATGCTGAACACGCTGCGCACGGCGATCTACGTCAATCCCTGGGTTGCGGCATTGCCCGGCGCGATGATCTTCGCGGTCTCGATCTGCTTCAATCTGCTCTCGGACGGCCTGCGCAGCGCCATGGACATCAGGAACTAG